Genomic segment of Vulpes lagopus strain Blue_001 chromosome 7, ASM1834538v1, whole genome shotgun sequence:
aaaaaaaaaagtttagttgaCAAAAATCGTGAGCAATTTTTATTGGCCACTGGAATCTCTCATTCCACAGAGGATGAGGTGGTCAAATCAGTGCTATAGCTCAAGCCATATCTTTCTGTATCAGAGAGAGAAGTATTCACAAATATTCTGAGTCCCAGGTTGTAATGATCCTCTGAGTCTGCAAATTCCAGCTCTCTTCCAGCCAACTGTAACTACTTCCATGCAGGTGTCAAGAGAATGGAGGGAACTTAGGAAAGGAGGGGGCTGTGAATCAATCTTCACCTGTCTTTTTGGTTATGTGAAAAAGGTCATGACCAGATGCATAGGTACTCCACGGCAAGGCTTTCTCTTTCACAGCTGCTGGACAGAAAAGGATACAAATAGAACCCAGTAGTGGTCCCTTTAAGGAAAACAACCACAGACAGCTGGGAGCTCAAGTGGAAAAGGCTTTCTTCCTGCCACCTGCAGAGGGCAGAGtccaaaattattaaattttatattttatctattagGATATTCCCCCACGAActggatttttttgtatttttctaccTGTAGTTTCACTAATAGTTGTTAAACTAGGACCAGGCCTGTATATCTGTTTGTTCAACtgagaaattctattttaattatcaCGGAAGGAATTACCAAAGGCAAATTAGATGTGTCATTATTCAAAGTCATCCTGTTTAAGATGATGTCAGCTCCTTAGCACCATTTGAAAATTTCTGGCCCTGCTAAGTCACCACTCATTTTACTTCAGTTGTAAATCTCCATATGAGTATTAGAACTActacacaataaaataaatgaaattcattgCTATCATAGGGGCTTTAGAATAACTAACAAAGAATGGTGTGTGGCACAAAATAAGCTCATAATGAAGAGCTCTCATTTCTGTTGTAAACAGTGTTACTACTCATACGCATTCCACAGGCATATATGGTGATTGAGACatgcctcagcttccttctgCCTTTGACATTCATGATTCAATTGATTGGTATTTTCCCCTTTGGCTATCAAGACTTATACCATCAGGTGGTTCTTCATTTCCTTAATACacaatctgaatttttttcccttgtgtttATACAGTTTTTATCTAGCACGTGCCGCCCTCTCCCCCAGATGATAGAATAGGAGTGAAGATGAGGGGGGTGGTCATGACTTACCTACGTGCTCCCTGACTTTGTTCTTGGAAGTCAATGAACCACCTGGTTCTcataaaaaagccaaactctTGAATTGGTCCCAAAGTCCTTGACCTGGCATTCCCCAAGTCATTCACCATAGCTGGATTTTTTACTTCACAAACgcatccttctctctctttctcttgctctctgaaCTTTTCACatattgttgttttttctttttctgatactaTATCTCCTCATTTTTGCCTGAAAAATATCATCTTATCCTTTGAGGTTTAGGATCATCTCTCCTAGGAAACCTTCCCTGATTCCCCCTTCCAGATTCTGTCCGGTGTTCCTGTTCTATCTATCCTTGCCCTCATGTGCATATTTCATCCCATTATAAGCAGTGTTCAGTATCTTCTCCTATATTCAACTACAAAATCCACACAATAGGGACCTTGTGTCTCCTGCTCACCACTCCATGGCCAGCACTTACAGCAAGCCCAGAATATGAACtccataagtatttgttgagaGCTAAATGGATTTTGAACCAGGAAAGATCCAATCTGGTAGGGCTAGACTGATCCTTCTGGGAAGATAGCATTAGACATACCCAAAAGGACTCCTACTGGTCTCAGTAATTGAGAAAATAGTAACAGGACCATCTTGAGATTTCCTTTTAAACTTCTACAATTTAAAATTCCAAGTGGCTATTCTCCCAAACCGTCCAATTCCTTTCTTTTGCCCAAGACCCTGGATGTTGAGATCCTACTTCCATCTGGAAGTTTCCAGATGTCCTTGTGGTCAggaagatgaaattatttttttactaaaaagcTTCCTCAGGGCCCCCTTAAGATCTCTGTTCCTCAGGCTATAGATAAAGGGGTTCAGCATGGGGGTGACCGCAGTGTACATCACAGCAGAGGCTTTCTCCTTCACAGCTGTGCGCACAGAGGAAGGACACAAATAGACCCCAATGGTGGTCCCATAAAGGAGAGCAACCACAGACAGATGGGAGCTGCAGGTGGAAAAGGCTTTCTTCCTGCCGCCTGCAGAAGGGACCTTCATGATGGCCACAATGATGCGAGCATAGGAGGCCAGGATGCAGATGAATGGCGTGGCTATCACCATCCCAGCCACAATGAGCACAAAGATCTTGTTCACAGATGTATCAGTGCAAGAAAGCCTGAGAAGAGGAGTGAGGTCGCAGAAGTAGTGAGGAATCTTGTTGTTCCCACAGAAAACCAAGCGCACCATCAAGAGGATATGAGTGAGGGAAATAAAGTAGGAAAACACCCATGGGCTACCGGCCAGCAGGCCACAGAGGCGTGGGCTCATGATGGTGGTGTAGTGTAAGGGGTGACATATAGCCACAAACCGGTCATAAGCCATCACAGCAATTAAGACACTATCAACAAtgccaaagaaatggaaaaagtacATCTGGGTCAGGCAGCAGGGATAGGAGATTGACTTGCTTCTCATTTGGATGTTCACCAGCATCTTGGGGACTGTGTTGGTAGCCAGACCAAAATCAACCAAGGAGAGATTGgccaggaagaagtacatgggagTATGAAGGTGGGAATCTGAGCTGATGGCCAGGATGATTGAAAGGTTTCCCATAGCCATAACCACATACATGCAGaggaacaaagcaaaaagaagagTCTCCTGCTCTGGATTTTCTGAAAGTCCTAGGAGGATAAATTCAGATGTGctggattgattccttgattccATGGGTATGATTCCTCTGGAAGTATTGAAAGGGGGAAGTTAGCTGAATGCTATGAAGATGATTCTGTAAGTTTAGATGAGCTTATAACCAATTTCTTATCTGTGCTATTTACAACACTAGCTTCCATATTTTTGTACCTTGAACAATTGTTACATTGCAGCAACACAGGTTTGAAGACTCAATTCAAAGAAACTTGACCTGAATATTCCCATTTCAGATAAAGATTGGGAGAGTACATCACACATGGATCTTTGCTGAAAGAATTACAGAAGAATATGCTCCaggttaaaataaattgaatcaagACAGAGTAAGTGATGTCTGAGAAGCAATGGTTTACTAAGAAATTGGTATATATGtaggaaacatttaaataaaacactGAGTCTGtgaagaaataattctaaaaagtgTGTAATGAAGGTGAGTTAAAATAATAGGCAACAATAACAGAATATATTAAGGTAATTAGAATGAAATTATTATAAGATTCTTGCATTGATTTTCAGGAGAATAGGAATATTGAGTATTTTGTACCTTCTATGTCAAACACATATGATAAAAGACTTTGTGAAATCACTAAAATAATGAACATAGAGTATGTAGCTTCTAATTTGGTACAATGGGCACACCAGGAATAAAGAGATTTTCATCATACTACCTGGAACAGGAAAGGTGTTTTGAAGTTGACTCATATTGTTTCACATGAGTAGAAACTTAAACTTTAATAAATTCAAATGTTGGTAGCTTAAAATTGATCATTATGATCATACTCACACTATGGAAATCACCAAATGCTATGAATCAAAGTGTGACAGTTTGCCCACTACAAAGACAGAAGGAACACAGTCCACAAGACCATCCCCACTTTGACACTAACTCCATGGTTAAGGgttcccctaaaattcataaTTTCAGAATTCACTAAAAAGACATACAGCTGCTATACTCGTGGTTAGAGCTATTATGCTCATGGTTAAAGTTTATTACAGTGATCAATCATATTCtagtaactttgtatggtgacagatggtagctacacttattGTGGCAAGCactgcataatgtatagaattgttggatcactatacgttgcatctgaaactaacataacattgtatgtcaactatatttcaattaaaaatggtttGTTACAGCTAAAGGGTACAGATTAAAATCAACCAATAGAAGAAGCACATAGGGCTGAACCcagtaaaatatcaaatatagaaCCCCTATTGTCCGTTATCCTCAGAGTCGAGACAGCATGACTTTCATTATACACAAAATACTGCCAATTAAGGAAGCTCTCGTTAACCTCGGTGTTCAAAATTTTCACTGAGACTCACTCATGTAAGTACAAATGACTGTCCACATCACTCATATCAGGCTCCAAGCTCTAGTCCTCCTGGAAAAGGACCCAAAtcccctctggaaaccacatTATTGCTACCTTTTGTGGCCATTTCCTCCCTAAGACTATCTGGTACAATCACCACCCCATATTACATCTAGTGTGACTCAAGACCTCCAGACAAACCAAGACACTCTTATCAGGTATGAAATTCCAGGGGCTTAGAAATTACCTCCCAGAAGTGTTTTGAGCAGGGATAAATTCTTTATCACACAGGCAAACATCCACCATCCTTGGCTAAGGCTCTCTTATAGCAACATGATTATATGCCTAACACTTGTCACTGTCAGTGTAGATAGGGATAAATTTAAAGAATCAACCAATTTACCCTATAAAGTCATTACAacccttttcatatttttgtcacTTGATCTACCTGTATGTATACATTATGATAAACTTGTGAATCATTTAGCACAGAAAATCATTGACAATTAGCTAAAATCAGCTTCCTCAGACCAGTCATTTTCCATTACTATTACATAACAAGGAGGCTTTAACTCAATTTCCCAATACATTAAACTGTCAGTATCAATTTTAGAATCTTACCAACAATGccagtgttatactatatttcaGTATGGTAATAGATGCCAACTGAAATATACaagtcagagacacagggaacATTACCAGGGTTCCAGTCAGTCATTAACAGTGAGTCCAGTCCATTATCATATCATATGATCAAAATGTCATCTACAGCAATGCCACTCAGAGTTATAGCCTTCCATCTGACTTGGTCAAGTTCCAAAAGCAGAGGTGACCTCAGCATCTGGTATAATTGAGCTAAGAAACAGTATCATCTTTTGCTCAGAGCCCGTGTCAAGGCAACAGTATAATGTTGGATTTCCCTAACTGCCTAATCTATGTAGGTCTTTACCCTCAGTAACTATTCTCCCTTTTccccatttatcattttttttcacccAACCTTGCACATCTTTGTTGTGTCCCTCTGCAGGCCCAGATGGTGGTCAGAAATATTTAACCAAGTGCTTCCCCTTCAGTCTGTTCCCACCTACATGGAATAAATTTATATAGGTGTAGAAAGTTATATAGGTGTAGGCTATCTGGTCTACTAGGTGATAGAGCTGCATTCACTTCTAGCCCCAATTTTGCTAGATGGGGTGGAGGCAAAATCTAAACTGTCAGTCTCCAATAAATATGGAGATTTAGAGATTTAGATAAAGACATAAAGATTTAAAGGTATAGTTGCCATTCCTTAATTAGGGATTATCTTTGCACCCAGCATCCACAGAGTAGCACAAGTCCTGGGATTATTGTatcagggagaaaaaataaacttgagatGATGTAAGGAAGAATTGCATAGTCATAACACTATCCTCCCCAAAACTTACCTACGCAGATCCCCCAGATAAATAGAAGAATCTATCTATTCCTGGGCCTCCTCATGTTGAGCATGATAGCATGCTTGTGATGGTGTATAAGCCAACACATCATGCTGCTATATCTCTCCTTGTTTTAGACAACAATGTTTCAAATGTTCACTCCAATTCTCTACCAAACTATTACTCTGAGGATGAAAGTGTGTTCCTTGGTCCACCGTGATATAGTATCTCCTGATTCAGTTCTTCCATAGTGTCTTGAGCATTTTTATCTGCCATTGAGTGTGAAAAGCCTAGTGCAGAGTAAGTGTTCTATCAAGACCCATTTGGAGCTTTGGTCAGCAAATCCATCTGATTTGTCAGCTGTGTTTATGGATTTCCCTCTGTCCCATATCCAAACTTGGGCCAGAGTCAGGATCTTTCCCAATATTGTCCTTCAACTACACTTTAGCTGTTACAGATAACAGTAACTAAGTGATTGCATGGAAGCTAAGCTTATTTCCTGTTGGCTTCCATTTCCTAATGCATTCAGTGAGCCAATCCTCAGGATTTTTAGATCCCATCGTTTAAAAATTCTattgatagggatgcctggatggctcggcagctgagcatctgcctttggctcagggcgtgatcctggtctatatggagtcccacatcagactccctctggggagactgcttctccctctgtctttgtctctgcctctgtgtttttcatgaataaataaatgaaatttaaaaa
This window contains:
- the LOC121496219 gene encoding olfactory receptor 24-like; this encodes MESRNQSSTSEFILLGLSENPEQETLLFALFLCMYVVMAMGNLSIILAISSDSHLHTPMYFFLANLSLVDFGLATNTVPKMLVNIQMRSKSISYPCCLTQMYFFHFFGIVDSVLIAVMAYDRFVAICHPLHYTTIMSPRLCGLLAGSPWVFSYFISLTHILLMVRLVFCGNNKIPHYFCDLTPLLRLSCTDTSVNKIFVLIVAGMVIATPFICILASYARIIVAIMKVPSAGGRKKAFSTCSSHLSVVALLYGTTIGVYLCPSSVRTAVKEKASAVMYTAVTPMLNPFIYSLRNRDLKGALRKLFSKKIISSS